The Halobacterium sp. CBA1132 genome has a segment encoding these proteins:
- a CDS encoding globin-coupled sensor protein, producing the protein MATDKSPRVTEDVRGGVDGDALADRIGLDDEEIAWRKEFTDIDDADEAALAGESELFESVAEDLVADFYDHLREFDRTLDIFGRSTKTVDQLKRTQTQYLLGLGRGEYDREYVEQRARIGKIHDLLDLGPEVYLGAYTRYYEGLLDALVEDMTADRGDDATEAVEDLVERFLPMLKLLTFDQQVAMDTYIDSYAQRLQSEVERRTELANAVAEDVEEPLAELADASRDVAERADEMQAFTDEQVDRTESVAREVSSVSASIEEVAATAADVRETSEDAAALAGRGEQAADDALDVMADIEAASDGVADDVDKLRERAGDVEEVTAVIDDIAEQTNLLALNASIEAARADEAGEGFAVVADEVKALAEESREQSTRVEELVGDMQSDTEAAVERLDEMNRQIEDGVGRVEEAMETLREITDAVEAAASGVQEVSEATDEQATSVEEVAEMVDDVDDRTAEVAAALDDIAAATERQRQTVDDVRESVSRLT; encoded by the coding sequence ATGGCTACTGATAAATCCCCTCGCGTAACCGAAGACGTTCGCGGCGGGGTTGACGGGGACGCGCTCGCGGACCGCATCGGACTGGACGACGAGGAAATCGCGTGGCGAAAGGAGTTCACGGACATCGACGACGCGGACGAGGCGGCGCTGGCGGGCGAGTCCGAGTTGTTCGAGTCGGTCGCCGAGGACCTCGTGGCGGACTTCTACGACCACCTCCGGGAGTTCGACCGCACGCTCGACATCTTCGGGCGCTCGACGAAGACCGTCGACCAGCTCAAGCGCACGCAGACACAGTACCTGCTCGGACTCGGTCGTGGCGAGTACGACCGGGAGTACGTCGAGCAGCGCGCCCGCATCGGGAAGATTCACGACCTCCTCGACCTCGGGCCGGAAGTGTACCTCGGCGCGTACACGCGCTACTACGAGGGGCTGCTGGACGCGCTCGTCGAGGACATGACTGCGGACCGCGGCGACGACGCCACCGAAGCCGTCGAGGACCTCGTCGAGCGGTTCCTGCCGATGCTGAAACTGTTGACGTTCGACCAGCAGGTGGCGATGGACACGTACATCGACTCGTACGCCCAGCGCCTCCAGTCTGAGGTCGAGCGCCGCACCGAGCTCGCGAACGCGGTCGCGGAGGACGTCGAAGAGCCGCTGGCTGAGCTGGCCGACGCCTCGCGGGACGTCGCCGAGCGCGCCGACGAGATGCAGGCGTTCACCGACGAGCAGGTCGACCGCACGGAGAGCGTCGCTCGCGAGGTGTCGAGCGTCTCCGCGAGCATCGAGGAGGTGGCGGCGACCGCGGCGGATGTCCGCGAGACCAGCGAGGACGCCGCGGCGTTGGCGGGTCGCGGCGAGCAGGCGGCCGACGACGCGCTCGACGTGATGGCCGACATCGAAGCCGCCAGCGACGGCGTCGCCGACGACGTCGACAAGCTCCGGGAGCGCGCCGGCGACGTCGAAGAAGTCACGGCGGTCATCGACGACATCGCCGAGCAGACGAACCTGCTCGCGCTGAACGCCTCAATCGAGGCCGCGCGCGCCGACGAGGCCGGTGAGGGCTTCGCGGTCGTCGCCGATGAGGTGAAGGCGCTGGCCGAGGAGTCCCGCGAGCAGTCCACGCGCGTCGAGGAACTGGTCGGGGACATGCAGTCGGACACGGAGGCGGCGGTCGAACGCCTCGACGAGATGAACCGCCAGATCGAGGACGGTGTCGGGCGCGTGGAGGAGGCCATGGAGACGCTGCGCGAGATCACGGACGCGGTCGAGGCGGCCGCCAGCGGCGTCCAAGAGGTCTCGGAGGCGACCGACGAGCAGGCGACCAGCGTCGAGGAGGTCGCGGAGATGGTCGACGACGTCGACGACCGCACGGCGGAGGTCGCGGCGGCGCTCGACGACATCGCGGCCGCGACCGAGCGCCAGCGCCAGACCGTCGACGACGTCCGGGAGTCAGTGTCGCGGCTGACCTGA